Genomic segment of Polycladomyces abyssicola:
AATGTTCTCTCCCCCTCGATGCATGTTCGTTACAATCATATCTCGTTTGGACCAGCGTGCCACCCATCCGGATAGTTGCCAACGGTCTAGTGGTTTCTGCATTAATATCCGAATATCATAAGGGCGCCCTTCCAGTTGAGCCATCTCAATACCTTGTTGCACAATATATTTACGCCCCCTCTTGATTTGCTCGGTTAAATAACTGAAAGCATCTTGAAGCAAGACGATTTTAACCGCTTCATTCATACTGGATCGAATCTCGCACTGCGTAGAGTTGATTTTTCGAACGCGATAAATACCGATTCCTTTGTGACCCCTGTTTGGTTTCACATAAACCGTCTCGTAATGTTGAAGCATGGCCCCCAAGCTCTTTTCGGAGAGCCATTCCGTTTTAGGAATATGTGGAGAGATCCAAGGATCTTTTAATAAAACAGTGTTTTTTTTCATTTTGCTTGCTACGATTCTCTGAACCCTCATACGATCAACCCTTTCTTTTACTTTACTGATATGATATGAAGGTTCATAGATTATGTGCATAGTGACAGAATAAATGGGTATACGGGGATTTACGATCATCCCATGATGTCGTAAATCCCCTGGGATTACATGACATCCCCGACACAAGACGTCTGTGGTACCGGTTTAAAGCTCTGGTACCTTTCTTCTTCAGTCCAAATCGAAGCATACGAGGATGATCCATAACCATCCTTCTAACATCCGATTCCCTCCAAGATCAATTGTTCATTCAAGTGATCGACGTCTTCCCGGCTGTCACCGAGAAACAGTCCGGAAAGATAACCCTGAGCATCCCGATAGGGACTTGCCTTGGGATCGTTTGCCTTATCTCCGTATACTTCTTCGATTCGATCCCGAAGAAGCAGTACCACACTGGAACCGTTCAAACGGAAGTTTAAATCCAGTACATAACAGTCTCCTTCCTGTGTGATGACAATATCAAACCCAGCAACGCCGACATATCCCAACATTTTGGCCCTTTCTATGATCTTCCGCCCCGTTAAAATCACTTCTTCTGGCACCTCTCTGCGGTCAAACCAGTTCCCATGAAGGACGTGGATTAAATATGCGCCCTGGCCCGTAGATTTCCTTCAGCGTCGAACCGACTTTGTCTGAATCGACCTGGTATCCATATGAAATTAACCTCCTTGGGTAAAAAGTCGGGTTGGTTAGGAATACTTTTTTACGATAAACCTGTGTGTGTTCATCACCCTCTCATACATGGGCATACTCACAGCTTTATACCCCCGAAACCCGGGACCGGTGTTTGCCTCTATATACCAGACTTTCCCTTTGTTATCGACAGCCAAATCAATACCAAGTTCTCTTAACCCGTAATAATGGTCTAAAACGTTAGAAACTAAGTGGGCCAAATTGGACAAATCCCCAGCGATTTGAGCTACGTCCCAATTGTTATCTTGAAGAGCTCGGTCAATCGAAATGCTCTCTCCCTCTCGATGAAAGTTCGTTACAACCATGTCTCGTTTGGACAAGCGCACCACCCATCCGGACAGTTGCCAGCGGTCTAGTGGTTTGTGCATCATAATCCGAATATCATAAGGGCGCCCTTCCAGTTGAGCCAACTCGATCCCTTGCTGCACAATATATTTGCGACCGCTCTTGATTTGCTCGGTTAAAAAACTGAAAGCCTTTTGAAGCGAGACGATTTTAACCTCTACATTCATACTGGATTGAATCTCGCACTTCTTAGAGTTGATTTTTCGAACTCGAAAAATACCGATTCCTTTGTAACCCTTGTTTGGTTTCACATAAACTGTCTCGTATTGTTGAAGCATGGCCCTCAAGCTTTCTTCAGAGAGCCATTCCGTTTTGGGGATATGTGGAGATATCCAAGGATCTTTTAATAAAAGGGTGTTTATCTTCATTTTACCTTGTAGCCTTCCTTGAAACGCCATAATACGATCCATCCTCTCTAATAATCTACTGATATGATATGATATGAAGGTTCATAGATTATGTGCATGGTGACAGAATAAATGGGTATACTCGAGACAAACAGCGTGGAAGGAAGCGGAACAAAAAAAGATGCCATATTCCAGGGCTTCTACGATCATCCCACGATGTCGTAAATCCCCTGAGATTGACATCCCCGACACAATGCGGTACTGGTTTATAGCTCTGTTTCCTTTCTTCTTCAGTCCAAATCGAAGCATACGAGGATGATCCGTAACCATCCTTCTAATACCCGATTCCCTCCAAGATCAATTGTTCATTCAAGTGATCGACGTCTTCCCGGCTGTCACCGAGAAGCAGTCCGGAAAGATAACCCTGAGCATCCCGATAGGGACTTGCCTTGGGATCGTAAATAGATAGCGGAATTAGACGTCCTTTCTCCATTTTTTGGCGTACCACGCGGATCATACGATCAAAATCACATTGTATTTTCCAGGAACGTAAATGCATTCCTTTGGCTCCGTAGACTTCTTCAATCTGATCCCGAAGAAGCAGTACCACACTGGAACTGTTCAAACGGAAGTTTAAATCCAGCACATAACAGTGTCCTTCCTGTGTGATGACGATATCAAACCCAGCAACGCCGACATATCCCAACATTTTGGCCCTTTCTATGATCTTCCGTCCCGTTAAAATCACTTCTTCTGGTACCTCTCTACGGTCAAACCAGTTCCCCATATAACGCCCCCGCTCATTAACTACCTGTTCTGATGATCCGATGTAGAGGATCTCCCCTTTTGCTGTTACGACAAACTGAACGCAGTAATTTCTCACAATCGGAAGGAACTCTTCCACAACAACAGACTCCGCGTCTTTAAACATCTGGCAAGCGTACCTCAAGTCCTCTTCTGTCCGGCAGATGACGACACCATCACCTCCGGCGGCGGGTTCGTCCGAAGCAACTTTGATCACAATCGGTAACTGGTGTGGGATTTCACTGGGTTTTATAACAGAGCGAAAGGGGCGATTTTCTTCCGGCACCAATTGATCGATACTTGCCTTATTGTTGAGATAAGCCAGTAAATCAGGTTGAATCCAGTAACTTTTTTCATTCAGTTCACCGGGTGGATGGAGGTACTGAAGTACGATTTTCTCATTCCGTTTACTTAACTTTCTTAGCATTTCCCTGTATTCTTCAGCAGTCGAGTAGACATATCGTTCGGAAGCCATTTCCAGTCCCGCTTCCTTCAGCAGCTTTATGACGACATCGGTCGCAACCGCTTGACTGCACAGCACCGGCATATCTCCAGCAACTACCAATTCGCGTCCGGTATAAAAATCTAAGTGAGCGAGGTCATAGTCTACCTGAACCCATCTCAATGGTTGAAATGAAGTACGTGGATTAAATATGCGCCCTGGCCCGTAAATTTCCTTTAGCGTCAGAACCGAATTTGTCTGAATCGACCTGGTATCCATTTAAATTAACCTCCTTGGGTAAAAAGACGAGCTGGTTAGGAACCTTGTCTGATAAACCTGTGGGTGTTCATCACCCTCTTATACTTGGGTATACTTACAGCTTTAAAACATCTGCCGAAACCCGTGACCCGTGTTTGCCTCTCTCCCCCTCGATGTATGTTCGTTTCAATCATTTCTCGTTTGGACCAGCGCACCACCCATCCGAGTTGCCAACGGTCTAGTGGTTTGTGCATTAATATCCGAATATCATAAGAGCGGACTTCCAGTTGAGCCATCTCAGTACCTTGTTGCACAATATATTCGCAACCTCTCTTGATTTGCTCGGTTAAATAACTGAAAAAGCAAGACGATCTTAACCGCTTCATTCAAACTGGATTGAATCTCGCACTGCGTAGAGTGATTTTTCGAACCCGATAAATACCGATTTTTGCGACCACTGTTTGGTTTTACATAAACCGTCTCGTAGTGTTGAAGTATGGCCCCCAAGCTCTTTTCGGAGAGCCATTCCGTTTTGGGAATATGTGGAGAGATCTTTTGATAAAACGGTGTTTACCTTCATTTTTCCTGTTAGCCTTCGCTGAATCGCCATAATACGAGCCATCCTCTTTAATAATCTACTGATATGATATGAAGGTTTATAGATTATGTGCATGGTGACAGAATAATAAATGGGAACGGCATGTGATATCCTGCCGAAGAAAAAGCGGCTACAGGAATGTTTTTTGCTTGGGGAGTAAAGGATAATGAAGGAGGCTCATAGTGAAATCCAGAAGAGATGAGTGTCCCCATAGCTAGAGGTAAAACGACTGCACCCCCTAAAGCGAACACAGAAAAAACCTGTGTTCGCTTTAGGGGGTGCAGTATGAGGTTGCTGACAAATCCAGCGAACCAAACGTGACTTGCCCCACACGGCTGAAGCACCAGAGGCACTCCCTTTGGGGCCGTGGGCTTCTCGCTTCATCTGGCGTGGAAACCCATATCCATTCACGATGGTTTCGTCCAAGCCTGGTGATTTTCGTTTTACGAGTTTCGCTCACATACTAGTTTTAAATGTTTTCGCACTTCTCGACTTGATTGTACCATAATTCTGTCGGACTTGCGAGAGGGCTGAAGCCCTCCCTCATCCGACGCTCGCTTTCATCCCAACCCTGAAGGGCTGGTTTTCCCGCTCGCTCTTTATAATGGGGCCGCTGGGTTTGTTTGGTTTCGAAGAACGATCGAAAAAGCTGTCCAAGGTTGCAAGAATCCGGTTGGTTACCAGGCCCTCTGTTCTTAAGGGCCATTTTCTTGATGTTTTGGTACACGGCCGTAAAGAGAGAGTGACATCAGGGATCCGCATATTTATTTTCAATTAAACGGTCACCTCGACTTCTGGGCTTCCAGCACGGCTTGGGCACCCGGCAGATCGTCAAACCAGGCGGCCCGGTCGGGACAGTCCAACACCATGAAGTGACCGTAGTAATCGGGATGACGGGCCTGA
This window contains:
- a CDS encoding YheC/YheD family protein gives rise to the protein MKRLRSSCFFSYLTEQIKRGCEYIVQQGTEMAQLEVRSYDIRILMHKPLDRWQLGWVVRWSKREMIETNIHRGGERQTRVTGFGRCFKAVSIPKYKRVMNTHRFIRQGS
- a CDS encoding YheC/YheD family protein, which translates into the protein MRVQRIVASKMKKNTVLLKDPWISPHIPKTEWLSEKSLGAMLQHYETVYVKPNRGHKGIGIYRVRKINSTQCEIRSSMNEAVKIVLLQDAFSYLTEQIKRGRKYIVQQGIEMAQLEGRPYDIRILMQKPLDRWQLSGWVARWSKRDMIVTNMHRGGENISIERALKDNNWEAAQIAGELSNLAHLISSVLDNYYGFRVLGLDLAVDNKGKVWFIEANTNPLFRQMFKAVGMHERVMNTHRFIVEKYS
- a CDS encoding ATP-grasp domain-containing protein, whose protein sequence is MLCSQAVATDVVIKLLKEAGLEMASERYVYSTAEEYREMLRKLSKRNEKIVLQYLHPPGELNEKSYWIQPDLLAYLNNKASIDQLVPEENRPFRSVIKPSEIPHQLPIVIKVASDEPAAGGDGVVICRTEEDLRYACQMFKDAESVVVEEFLPIVRNYCVQFVVTAKGEILYIGSSEQVVNERGRYMGNWFDRREVPEEVILTGRKIIERAKMLGYVGVAGFDIVITQEGHCYVLDLNFRLNSSSVVLLLRDQIEEVYGAKGMHLRSWKIQCDFDRMIRVVRQKMEKGRLIPLSIYDPKASPYRDAQGYLSGLLLGDSREDVDHLNEQLILEGIGY
- a CDS encoding YheC/YheD family protein produces the protein MAFQGRLQGKMKINTLLLKDPWISPHIPKTEWLSEESLRAMLQQYETVYVKPNKGYKGIGIFRVRKINSKKCEIQSSMNVEVKIVSLQKAFSFLTEQIKSGRKYIVQQGIELAQLEGRPYDIRIMMHKPLDRWQLSGWVVRLSKRDMVVTNFHREGESISIDRALQDNNWDVAQIAGDLSNLAHLVSNVLDHYYGLRELGIDLAVDNKGKVWYIEANTGPGFRGYKAVSMPMYERVMNTHRFIVKKYS